A part of Methanohalobium evestigatum Z-7303 genomic DNA contains:
- a CDS encoding ABC transporter permease, with protein sequence MSIEKGRLMGMKLNKSDFKVMSFLAYKNIFKSKVTFAVIILVLAMSFLSVTFFASIIDGLGYEFEEKMISGSTGHLMVEPGDDETYITGSKELARDINRIPGVVGTARRLQTTSVAEHEDINLGTQTIFIEPAYEKSVSNYHLSIVEGSYLTDNSDKEVLIGANLVESYADEDDTRKRLDVEVGDELSLSFRNGVVKKYEVIGVYETGFRFVDEQLILDYDQYFTIFPGVSNAADKILVRLPDRESTAFYKNKIKYDLGVSEQVNPWQTKMGTIKQFVGSLQITNRITGVVGLLIAFATIYIIIFINVTSKRSQIGVLKAIGIKKEIILGSYIIQSLSYGVIGVAIGNVIMQLLLWFMSMYPLEVPIGEVVPILTNQRIISTSITIAMASVIAGYFPSNRAAKENILDAIFGR encoded by the coding sequence TTGTCTATAGAAAAAGGAAGGCTCATGGGGATGAAACTCAACAAAAGTGATTTTAAGGTAATGAGTTTCCTGGCTTATAAAAATATTTTCAAGAGCAAGGTCACTTTTGCAGTTATTATTCTGGTTTTGGCAATGAGTTTTTTATCAGTTACCTTCTTTGCATCAATTATAGATGGTCTTGGTTATGAATTTGAAGAAAAGATGATATCAGGTTCAACCGGTCATCTCATGGTAGAACCCGGTGATGATGAAACCTATATAACCGGTTCAAAGGAACTGGCAAGGGATATAAACCGAATACCAGGAGTTGTAGGTACAGCAAGGCGATTACAAACAACTTCAGTAGCAGAACATGAGGATATAAATCTTGGTACACAGACCATTTTTATTGAGCCCGCATATGAAAAAAGTGTATCCAATTACCACTTATCAATTGTTGAAGGTTCGTATCTTACAGATAACAGCGATAAAGAGGTTCTTATAGGTGCAAATCTGGTAGAATCATATGCTGATGAAGATGATACTAGAAAAAGGCTTGATGTAGAGGTAGGTGATGAATTATCGTTAAGTTTTAGAAATGGTGTGGTAAAGAAATATGAGGTGATAGGTGTCTATGAAACTGGATTCAGGTTTGTTGATGAACAACTGATACTTGATTACGACCAGTATTTTACCATATTTCCGGGGGTAAGTAATGCGGCTGATAAAATATTAGTAAGGCTACCGGATAGAGAAAGCACCGCATTTTACAAAAACAAAATCAAATATGACCTTGGAGTTAGTGAGCAGGTCAACCCATGGCAGACCAAAATGGGAACAATAAAGCAGTTTGTAGGCAGTCTTCAAATAACAAACCGTATAACTGGTGTAGTGGGGTTATTAATAGCATTTGCTACCATTTATATCATAATTTTTATAAATGTTACAAGCAAAAGGTCACAAATCGGAGTGCTTAAAGCAATAGGCATTAAAAAAGAAATAATTCTTGGTTCTTATATTATTCAATCTTTAAGTTATGGTGTTATAGGGGTAGCCATAGGTAATGTGATTATGCAGTTGTTGTTATGGTTTATGAGTATGTATCCATTGGAAGTGCCGATAGGTGAAGTTGTACCAATTCTTACCAATCAACGGATTATATCAACTTCTATTACAATTGCCATGGCTTCTGTTATAGCTGGATATTTCCCATCAAACAGGGCAGCTAAAGAAAATATACTGGATGCAATTTTTGGTAGGTAA
- a CDS encoding COG1361 S-layer family protein, with protein sequence MKSESDNFKYARRLGVGSFIENTYYLTVNANTTSGIYPLEFEVYKDGIIFKPVDNTVDIKVIGKPDIVLESRDTNINVSPGNNILHTFNIQNIGTGVARNLKIIPESDKIMMSGSNIKLLDNLYPQKQKDFTLNFMVSKNLDPDTYRFPVKVRYLDERGNNYTSRFSLGVNLLDEAQVGIQNLKISPTKPMSGEQIRVEGVLENTGVGEANNVTVELITEQNTYKTFLGQLKSDDDTPFFINFYPETIGSINPVLKISYTDDFGSYESTVLLNVNVSRNNRVVLLAVGFLIVAGVVLTYIVYRKRKAHGDETQQK encoded by the coding sequence TTGAAATCCGAAAGTGACAATTTTAAATACGCCAGAAGACTTGGTGTAGGTTCATTTATAGAAAATACCTATTATCTTACTGTAAACGCGAATACAACTTCTGGAATTTATCCTCTGGAGTTTGAAGTATATAAAGATGGGATAATTTTCAAACCGGTGGATAATACTGTTGATATAAAAGTGATAGGCAAACCCGATATTGTTCTTGAGTCCAGAGATACGAATATTAATGTATCACCTGGAAATAATATTTTGCATACTTTCAATATCCAAAATATTGGTACAGGAGTTGCCAGAAATCTGAAAATCATCCCCGAATCTGATAAAATTATGATGTCAGGTTCTAATATCAAACTTTTAGATAATCTGTATCCACAAAAACAGAAAGACTTTACACTTAATTTTATGGTGAGCAAAAACCTCGATCCAGATACCTACAGATTTCCAGTAAAGGTTAGATATCTTGATGAACGGGGCAATAATTATACTTCCAGATTTAGTTTGGGTGTTAACCTGCTGGATGAAGCACAGGTCGGAATCCAGAATTTAAAAATATCACCTACAAAACCCATGTCGGGAGAACAAATACGTGTAGAAGGTGTTCTTGAAAACACGGGTGTGGGTGAAGCGAATAATGTTACTGTAGAATTAATAACTGAACAAAACACTTACAAGACATTTTTAGGGCAATTAAAATCAGATGATGATACACCTTTCTTTATTAATTTTTATCCAGAAACAATTGGGTCTATAAACCCAGTACTTAAAATATCCTATACCGATGATTTCGGTAGCTATGAAAGCACCGTCTTGCTAAACGTAAATGTAAGCAGGAACAACCGAGTAGTTCTTTTAGCGGTTGGTTTTTTGATAGTTGCAGGAGTGGTTTTAACTTATATTGTCTATAGAAAAAGGAAGGCTCATGGGGATGAAACTCAACAAAAGTGA
- the tnpB gene encoding IS200/IS605 family element RNA-guided endonuclease TnpB — translation MLKAYKYRMYPNQIQQELIAKHIGACRFIYNWALENKIKSYEQDGKAISRFELNKQIRVLKEDHEWLKEINSQSLQGATLNLENAFTKFFREKSGFPKFKSKKNPVQSFSVPQYYKVDFGNNKVYIPKIGWIKTRLHRSFDGKQRTATITRTPTGKYYISILVDDDKQLPQKQTFYEVNTVGVDVGIKDFAVTSDGEKIDNPRYLKNSIERLKVLQKRLSRKKKGSNNYRKLKHQIAKYHEKIANQREDFQHKLSSRLISENQAVALECLNVKGLLKNHNLAQHITDASWSSFVQKLEYKAEWYGKNIIKIGRFDPSSKICHVCGYYHQDLELKDREWECPDCKTIHDRDINASVNIKKFALDKQNLIGINSPSG, via the coding sequence ATGTTAAAAGCTTACAAGTATCGTATGTATCCAAACCAAATCCAACAGGAGTTAATCGCAAAACATATAGGAGCTTGTAGGTTCATATACAACTGGGCATTGGAGAACAAAATCAAATCTTATGAGCAGGATGGTAAAGCAATATCAAGATTTGAATTGAACAAACAGATAAGGGTATTAAAAGAAGATCATGAATGGTTGAAAGAGATTAACTCACAATCATTACAGGGAGCTACTCTTAACCTGGAAAATGCTTTTACCAAATTTTTCAGAGAAAAATCAGGTTTTCCAAAGTTTAAATCCAAGAAAAACCCAGTACAATCGTTTTCTGTTCCTCAGTATTATAAAGTCGATTTTGGTAATAATAAAGTATACATACCTAAAATCGGCTGGATAAAAACAAGGCTTCATAGAAGTTTTGATGGTAAACAAAGGACTGCGACTATAACAAGAACACCGACAGGAAAATATTATATCAGTATTTTAGTCGATGACGACAAACAATTACCACAAAAACAGACATTCTACGAAGTTAATACAGTAGGAGTCGATGTAGGAATCAAGGATTTCGCTGTAACATCCGACGGTGAAAAAATCGATAATCCAAGATACCTGAAAAATTCAATTGAAAGATTGAAGGTATTACAGAAAAGGCTCAGCAGAAAAAAGAAGGGTTCTAACAATTACAGGAAACTGAAACATCAGATAGCAAAATATCATGAGAAAATTGCTAATCAGAGAGAAGATTTCCAGCATAAATTAAGTTCCAGGTTGATAAGCGAGAACCAAGCTGTAGCACTGGAATGTTTGAATGTAAAAGGACTGCTGAAAAATCATAATCTGGCACAGCATATAACCGATGCTTCATGGAGTAGTTTTGTTCAGAAATTAGAGTATAAAGCAGAATGGTACGGTAAAAATATCATCAAGATAGGACGATTCGACCCATCAAGCAAAATCTGTCATGTATGTGGATATTATCATCAGGATTTAGAACTTAAAGACAGAGAATGGGAATGTCCTGACTGTAAAACGATACATGATAGGGACATCAACGCATCAGTTAACATTAAAAAATTCGCACTGGATAAACAGAATCTAATAGGCATCAATTCACCTTCGGGATGA
- a CDS encoding cupin domain-containing protein, translated as MQITNVESQPVQKNPHGVNARKLYDMDHGQAVHIELKPGESLRKHITPVDVFFYVLEGTATIEIGEETEDVEKDNLVESPAKIPHRVMNNGESNVRFIVVKMPKPTESTQLL; from the coding sequence ATGCAGATAACTAATGTAGAATCACAACCTGTACAGAAAAATCCTCATGGTGTGAATGCAAGAAAATTGTATGACATGGATCATGGTCAAGCGGTTCATATAGAATTAAAACCAGGAGAAAGTTTAAGGAAACATATTACACCTGTTGATGTTTTCTTTTATGTACTTGAGGGGACTGCAACAATCGAGATAGGTGAGGAAACTGAAGATGTAGAAAAGGATAATCTGGTAGAAAGCCCGGCAAAAATACCACACAGGGTGATGAACAATGGCGAAAGTAATGTAAGGTTCATTGTTGTAAAGATGCCAAAGCCTACAGAATCCACTCAATTGCTGTAA
- the hcp gene encoding hydroxylamine reductase — MFCYQCEETAKGEGCTKKGVCGKSNEVANLQDELMYVLKGIAFYNTKAREHGLNDEKTDRFMLDALFATVTNVNFSADDFRDMINDAFSIRDQVKDKLVQNNIDPVEGRDISLTDQIKSKLLHKNTIDGSSSPDIATVTSQNLDNNENIGVLATKDEDVRSLRELLTYGMKGMAAYAHHAHVLGYSDDEIFKFMERGLLATVDDNLSADDLTNLVLECGSIGVKTMSILDEAHTSNYGNPEPTEINLGVRDNPGILISGHDMKDMEQLLKQTEGTGVDVYTHGEMLPANAYPEFKKYDHFVGNYGGSWWKQKEEFEKFNGPILMTTNCIVPPKDTYINRLYTTSIVGYDGATHIKADENGNKDFSQIIEQAKNTNPPQQLEEGKIMGGFAHNAALSVADKIVDAVKNGQISRFVVMAGCDGRKKEREYYTDFAKQLPEDTVILTAGCAKYRYNKLDLGEIGGIPRILDAGQCNDSYSLVVIAQKLAEAFELDDINELPVSYNIAWYEQKAVLVLLSLLSLGVKNITLGPSLPAFVSPNMLNVLVDKFNIAPNSTVEEDMEKLL; from the coding sequence ATGTTCTGTTACCAATGTGAAGAAACAGCAAAAGGCGAAGGATGTACGAAAAAAGGAGTCTGTGGTAAATCTAACGAAGTGGCAAATCTTCAGGATGAGTTAATGTATGTGCTTAAAGGTATTGCTTTCTACAATACCAAAGCAAGAGAGCACGGACTCAATGATGAAAAAACTGACAGATTTATGCTGGATGCACTGTTTGCGACAGTGACCAATGTAAATTTCAGTGCTGATGATTTTAGAGATATGATAAACGACGCGTTTTCAATACGCGACCAGGTAAAGGATAAGCTTGTTCAAAACAACATAGATCCTGTTGAAGGTCGAGATATCTCTTTGACAGACCAGATTAAGAGCAAACTTCTTCATAAAAACACTATCGATGGAAGCAGTTCGCCAGATATTGCAACAGTTACATCGCAAAATCTTGACAATAATGAAAATATCGGTGTTCTGGCTACAAAAGATGAGGATGTTAGATCATTAAGAGAACTGCTGACCTATGGTATGAAAGGTATGGCTGCCTATGCCCATCATGCCCATGTACTTGGTTACAGTGATGATGAGATATTCAAATTTATGGAAAGAGGATTACTGGCAACAGTAGATGATAACCTTTCTGCAGATGATTTGACCAATCTGGTGCTTGAATGTGGAAGTATTGGTGTAAAAACAATGTCCATACTCGATGAGGCACACACAAGCAATTATGGAAACCCAGAACCAACTGAAATCAATCTTGGAGTAAGAGATAATCCGGGAATTCTAATAAGCGGTCATGATATGAAGGATATGGAACAGCTCCTAAAACAGACTGAAGGTACAGGGGTTGATGTCTATACCCACGGTGAGATGCTCCCTGCAAATGCTTACCCTGAGTTTAAAAAATACGACCATTTTGTAGGAAACTATGGTGGTTCATGGTGGAAACAGAAAGAAGAGTTTGAGAAATTCAATGGTCCCATTCTGATGACCACAAACTGTATCGTGCCGCCTAAGGACACATACATCAACAGACTGTACACCACAAGTATTGTAGGATATGATGGAGCAACACATATCAAAGCCGATGAAAACGGAAACAAAGATTTCTCACAGATAATAGAACAGGCGAAAAACACCAATCCACCACAGCAGCTGGAAGAAGGCAAAATCATGGGTGGGTTTGCCCACAATGCCGCTTTGTCTGTTGCTGATAAAATTGTAGATGCAGTTAAAAACGGTCAGATTTCAAGGTTTGTGGTAATGGCTGGTTGTGACGGTCGCAAAAAGGAGAGAGAATACTACACCGATTTTGCGAAACAACTTCCTGAAGACACTGTTATATTGACAGCCGGATGTGCCAAGTACCGCTACAATAAACTTGACCTTGGAGAAATAGGTGGAATACCAAGGATACTGGATGCAGGTCAGTGTAATGATTCCTATTCACTCGTGGTTATTGCCCAGAAACTGGCAGAAGCCTTTGAACTTGATGATATCAATGAACTGCCTGTGTCCTATAATATAGCATGGTATGAGCAAAAGGCTGTACTTGTACTGCTTTCACTCCTGAGTCTTGGTGTAAAGAATATAACACTTGGTCCAAGTCTGCCAGCTTTTGTGTCACCAAATATGCTCAATGTACTGGTGGATAAATTCAATATCGCACCTAATTCAACTGTAGAAGAAGATATGGAAAAACTGCTCTAA
- a CDS encoding winged helix-turn-helix transcriptional regulator: protein MKDCTLYKTVDIIGKRWTLCILLELYKGQNEEKQFNELKNMLQNITPKTLTTRLRELEQQGLVRKKVDDSSIPIKCKYTLTDSGEDFIEIIQQIKKWGLKWKFDNKECEKSQCKFCGLENIE, encoded by the coding sequence ATGAAAGATTGCACATTATACAAGACAGTAGACATTATCGGGAAGAGGTGGACCCTTTGTATATTACTGGAATTGTACAAGGGGCAAAACGAGGAAAAACAGTTCAATGAACTCAAAAATATGCTGCAAAATATAACTCCGAAAACACTTACAACCCGTTTAAGAGAACTTGAACAGCAAGGACTAGTCAGAAAAAAGGTAGATGATTCCTCCATTCCTATTAAATGTAAATATACACTTACCGATAGTGGAGAAGATTTCATTGAGATTATACAGCAAATCAAAAAATGGGGTCTAAAATGGAAATTTGATAATAAAGAATGTGAAAAATCGCAATGTAAATTCTGCGGATTGGAAAACATTGAATGA
- a CDS encoding TIGR00269 family protein → MKSLSGRMTSMGRQCTKCDNESIIYQKYSGMHLCKKHFVEDVERKIKLTIRKHYNINRNETIAIALSGGKDSTVLLYILNKIFGDRPDINLVAITIDEGISGYRLDTIQKSKELTDNLGIKHVIRSFADEYGMTLDELTQKQRSYGACSYCGVFRKKLLNKTAKEEGATRLAIGHNLDDEAQTILLNHLKGDISRLVRLDPPKKIEGLTLRIKPLRSIPEKEVALYAIVNELPMDFSECPYAHEAIRGEVRDMLNEFESKHPGTKHSLLSGFQKLLPILAKEYPPEENKLNECSVCGDLCTGSLCQACKLLGYE, encoded by the coding sequence ATGAAATCTCTTTCTGGTAGAATGACATCTATGGGTAGACAATGTACAAAATGTGATAACGAATCAATAATCTATCAAAAATATTCTGGAATGCATCTTTGCAAAAAACATTTCGTGGAAGATGTGGAAAGAAAAATCAAGCTAACCATCAGAAAACATTATAACATAAACAGAAATGAAACAATAGCAATAGCTTTAAGCGGTGGCAAGGACAGTACAGTTTTACTTTATATACTAAACAAAATATTTGGAGATAGACCAGATATAAACCTTGTAGCTATTACCATCGATGAAGGGATATCTGGTTACCGTTTAGATACAATACAAAAATCAAAAGAACTTACTGATAATCTGGGTATAAAACACGTTATTCGCTCGTTTGCTGATGAATACGGAATGACACTTGATGAGCTCACACAAAAACAACGTTCATACGGAGCATGCAGTTATTGTGGAGTATTCAGGAAAAAACTTTTAAACAAAACAGCAAAGGAGGAAGGAGCAACCAGACTTGCAATAGGTCATAATCTTGATGATGAAGCTCAAACTATTCTATTAAACCATTTAAAAGGTGATATATCCCGTCTGGTACGCCTTGACCCTCCCAAGAAAATAGAAGGACTTACCCTGCGTATAAAACCTCTGCGTAGTATACCTGAAAAAGAGGTAGCACTCTATGCGATTGTCAATGAACTTCCTATGGATTTTAGTGAGTGTCCCTATGCCCACGAAGCAATAAGGGGTGAAGTGAGGGATATGCTGAATGAATTTGAATCAAAACATCCCGGAACCAAACATTCACTTTTAAGTGGATTCCAGAAATTGTTACCCATACTTGCAAAAGAATATCCTCCAGAGGAAAACAAACTTAACGAATGTAGTGTATGTGGTGATTTATGTACTGGGAGTTTATGCCAAGCGTGTAAATTACTGGGATATGAATAA
- a CDS encoding tripartite tricarboxylate transporter permease — translation MFPQADLSVTMLLLSILAGYILGVISGLIPGIHTNNFAMVLVYLSSVMADYGITTIYAAVIISSNSITHTFHDVIPSIFLGAPSEDMALAVLPGHQLSLEGSGAEAIKLSAIGSAGSIIFSLILVLPVAGVFSTMYPIIQNYMGWILLVIILLMVATEKGESVAGQGQLVPYKHKFYAFVIFLLSGLLGYFAFETEYLIEPVVDIGSPSILLPLLSGLFGASQLVISLMSRTDIPPQKYSIPKLERSKISRGIAMGSVAGSIVAWIPGISSSIATVISRLFITDNFNNKNTEDELDSSKEFIVSVSGVNTSNAVFGLLSLVVIEKTRSGAMVAFNKLIDASQLNGQFVILFFCIILAAAFLSYLSTIVIGNNAYRILSKIDYYKLCISVILGLALLVFLFTGLYGLLIFIIATPIGMMAPFMTVKKSNAMGVILLPIMLYFL, via the coding sequence ATGTTTCCGCAAGCTGATTTATCGGTTACAATGCTATTGTTGTCTATACTGGCAGGTTACATTCTTGGAGTGATTTCAGGGTTGATTCCCGGAATACATACCAACAATTTTGCGATGGTTCTTGTATATTTGTCTTCTGTAATGGCTGATTATGGCATAACTACTATTTATGCCGCAGTGATTATATCATCCAATTCCATCACCCATACATTTCATGATGTTATCCCTTCTATATTTCTGGGTGCACCGAGTGAAGATATGGCTCTGGCGGTACTTCCTGGGCATCAACTTTCACTTGAGGGGTCTGGTGCTGAAGCCATCAAGTTATCTGCAATAGGTAGTGCCGGGTCTATAATATTTTCTTTAATATTGGTTCTACCAGTAGCAGGTGTCTTCAGTACAATGTATCCGATTATTCAGAACTATATGGGCTGGATACTCCTTGTTATTATACTGCTCATGGTTGCTACTGAAAAAGGTGAATCCGTTGCAGGACAGGGGCAACTTGTCCCGTATAAACATAAATTCTACGCATTTGTAATATTTCTATTGAGCGGGTTGCTAGGATATTTTGCTTTTGAAACCGAATATCTGATTGAACCAGTTGTAGATATAGGTTCACCATCAATATTATTACCACTACTAAGCGGACTTTTTGGAGCGTCACAGCTTGTAATAAGCCTTATGTCGCGTACAGACATTCCACCTCAAAAATATTCAATACCCAAACTGGAAAGAAGTAAAATATCAAGAGGAATTGCTATGGGTAGTGTAGCAGGGTCTATTGTTGCATGGATTCCCGGTATATCTTCATCGATTGCAACTGTGATTTCACGACTGTTTATAACGGATAATTTTAACAATAAAAATACAGAAGATGAACTGGATTCTTCAAAAGAATTTATTGTTTCTGTATCAGGGGTTAATACTTCAAACGCTGTATTTGGATTGCTTTCACTGGTTGTAATTGAAAAAACCAGAAGCGGTGCTATGGTCGCATTCAATAAACTTATTGATGCAAGTCAATTAAACGGACAATTTGTAATTTTATTTTTCTGTATAATTTTGGCAGCGGCTTTTTTATCATATCTATCAACTATTGTAATTGGAAATAATGCATACAGAATACTGTCAAAAATAGATTATTACAAGCTTTGTATCTCCGTCATACTTGGGCTTGCATTACTTGTTTTCCTGTTTACAGGACTATATGGGTTGTTGATATTTATAATAGCCACACCCATAGGAATGATGGCTCCTTTTATGACAGTGAAAAAATCAAACGCAATGGGTGTCATTTTACTGCCTATCATGTTATATTTTTTATAA
- a CDS encoding tRNA (cytidine(56)-2'-O)-methyltransferase, producing the protein MTGKQIIVLRLGHRPERDKRITTHVGLTARAFGAEGLLLASDDRAIADNIESVARRWGGNFYVKNNVNWKKEIQSWKNNGGKVCHLSMYGLNLSDVESDIKNWHKIMIIVGAEKVPPEVYDMADLNVAVGNQPHSEVAAISVTMDRISDYDPLKQEFGDAELSIVPTSRGKKVIDNTNSDNINNN; encoded by the coding sequence ATGACAGGAAAACAAATAATTGTATTGCGTCTGGGTCACCGTCCTGAAAGGGATAAAAGAATTACCACACATGTAGGTTTAACGGCAAGGGCATTTGGAGCAGAAGGTTTGTTGCTCGCATCTGATGACAGGGCTATAGCAGATAATATCGAGTCTGTAGCCAGAAGGTGGGGAGGTAATTTTTATGTAAAAAACAATGTTAACTGGAAGAAAGAAATACAATCATGGAAAAACAACGGTGGAAAAGTATGTCACCTGTCCATGTATGGTTTGAATCTTTCTGATGTTGAAAGCGATATTAAAAACTGGCATAAAATCATGATTATAGTTGGTGCAGAAAAAGTACCGCCTGAAGTTTATGACATGGCAGACTTGAATGTGGCTGTGGGTAATCAGCCTCATTCTGAAGTAGCCGCTATCTCAGTGACAATGGACAGAATTTCAGATTATGACCCGTTAAAACAGGAATTTGGAGATGCTGAATTGTCAATCGTTCCAACATCGAGAGGTAAAAAGGTGATTGATAATACAAACTCTGATAATATAAATAATAATTAA
- a CDS encoding AMP phosphorylase, protein MQLKVQPLNIKVGKYKVVLNSVDAKELGVNEGDRVRVRDHDSLTAIVDFTEDMISPGMVGLYHEVQEKLQREWTETVDISPASIPKSAQVIKKLMNKQKLTQEEIYLLVNGIVDESLSDIELSAFMTASYINDMSDDETEWLTRAMIDTGEKIEFDTHPVMDKHSIGGVPGNKISLLVVPIVAANGLMIPKTSSRAITGAGGTSDLMEVLAPVEFTASEVRSMTEKVGGVLVWGGATNIAPADDKLIRIEYPLSIDPHCQLLASIMAKKGSVGADQVVIDIPTGEGTKIKNVQEGRKLARDLINLGERLGMNIECALTYGSSPVGRTVGPALEVREALKVLESMEGPNSLIEKSTSIAGMLLEMGGVAIKGQGRKVAEDTLRNGYALNKMKEIIDIQGGDSNVTSDDINAGEYTHKLTAPTDGYLIEFNNKRLIEIARLAGAPNDKGAGVLIHKKRGESVKKDQAVLTIHSEKEYKLKSAVKSAQMNSPIMIEGMLLERVPSYKEL, encoded by the coding sequence ATGCAGCTTAAAGTACAGCCTCTTAATATCAAAGTCGGGAAATATAAAGTAGTTCTTAATTCAGTCGATGCAAAAGAACTTGGTGTAAATGAAGGAGATAGAGTAAGAGTAAGAGACCATGATAGCCTTACAGCAATTGTGGATTTTACCGAAGATATGATATCTCCGGGTATGGTGGGGTTATATCATGAAGTTCAGGAAAAATTACAAAGAGAATGGACGGAAACTGTTGACATATCACCCGCTTCCATCCCCAAATCAGCACAGGTAATCAAAAAATTGATGAATAAACAAAAATTGACCCAAGAGGAAATCTACCTTCTTGTTAACGGTATAGTGGATGAAAGCCTGAGTGATATAGAATTATCTGCATTTATGACTGCTTCCTACATCAACGATATGAGCGATGATGAAACTGAATGGTTGACAAGAGCCATGATAGATACAGGTGAAAAAATAGAATTTGATACTCATCCAGTAATGGATAAACATTCCATTGGTGGGGTTCCGGGTAACAAAATATCTCTTCTTGTAGTTCCTATCGTAGCAGCTAACGGATTAATGATTCCTAAAACAAGTTCAAGAGCTATTACTGGGGCGGGTGGAACATCAGATTTGATGGAAGTTCTGGCACCCGTAGAATTCACTGCATCAGAAGTACGGTCAATGACTGAAAAGGTAGGAGGAGTTCTGGTTTGGGGTGGAGCTACGAATATAGCTCCGGCAGATGATAAACTTATACGCATTGAATATCCGCTTTCTATTGATCCTCATTGCCAGCTTCTGGCGTCTATTATGGCTAAAAAGGGTTCAGTAGGTGCAGATCAGGTTGTAATTGATATACCTACCGGTGAAGGCACTAAAATAAAAAATGTTCAAGAAGGGAGAAAGCTTGCAAGAGACCTGATAAATCTAGGGGAACGTCTGGGAATGAATATTGAATGTGCACTTACCTATGGTTCTTCCCCAGTAGGTAGGACTGTTGGACCGGCACTTGAAGTTAGAGAAGCACTCAAAGTTTTGGAATCCATGGAAGGTCCAAACAGTTTGATAGAAAAAAGTACCTCTATTGCAGGCATGCTTCTTGAGATGGGTGGTGTAGCTATCAAAGGACAGGGCAGAAAAGTAGCAGAAGATACCCTCAGAAATGGTTACGCTTTGAACAAAATGAAAGAGATTATAGACATACAGGGAGGGGATTCAAATGTAACCTCAGATGACATAAATGCCGGGGAATATACCCATAAATTAACAGCACCTACAGATGGGTATCTTATAGAATTTAATAATAAACGCCTTATTGAGATTGCAAGACTTGCTGGAGCACCAAATGATAAAGGAGCAGGTGTTTTAATACATAAAAAACGAGGAGAATCAGTGAAAAAAGACCAGGCAGTGCTGACAATCCATTCAGAGAAAGAATATAAACTTAAAAGTGCAGTAAAAAGCGCTCAGATGAATTCTCCTATTATGATAGAGGGTATGCTTCTTGAAAGAGTTCCAAGTTATAAAGAGCTGTAA